The genome window TTGGGGAATGCTCTGACCTCTACTGTAGCTTAATGGGAATTGGGAATGTTCTGACCTCTTCTGTAGCTTCATTTGTATGGGTAATGTTCTGACCTCTACTTTAGCTTAATTGGTATGGGGAATGTTCTGACCTCTATTGTAGCTTAATTGGTATTGGGAATGTTCTGATCTTTACTTTAGCTTAATGTGTATGGGAAATGTTCTGACCTCTTGTCACgactttcttcgtcggaggacgatatagcgaaatcgtcgcctgaaaaggtggaccaatatgcagcagagttggtgttcattttcttaatttattaacgaacgttgaacacgaaaaaaaaacaggaaaccaataagcacgacaaatgacagttttgcaggctcacaaaaacacgcaatgcaaaaacaatctcccacaaatacaagacaaacacacccaactaatataggacttccaatcaaaggcaacaccaaacagctgccttcaattggaagtccaccccaattaactcaacatagaaacacactcactagactacacatagaaatacataaacatagaccataactcaaaacctggaaataataaatcaaacgccctcctaactaacacaccaccctgaaccacataaaacaaataccctctgccacgtcctgaccaaactacaataacaattaacccttatactggccaggacgtgacacctctaCTGTAGCTTAATGAGCATGGGGAATGTTTTGACCTCTACTGTAGCTTAATTGGTATTGGGAATGTTAGTGTGGCAGCCCACTGCACCTATCCAAAGCCCGATATTTATGTGTGTCTTTagaaggggttgggttaaaagcagAATTTAAATTTCAGTTGTACCTTGTTTGCAATTGACCAGTAAAATGATCTGACTCTTAATCTTACATTAGGGATGTTAGGTTGCCCATAGGGACTCATGAATGCAGTATATCTTTTTGTATATTATTGTGGCTCCACAAATGTGTTTATATTAATACTCAAGAAGTTCAATGAAAAGGAAACTTAGTGAGATATGAGCTACTAACTTCAAACGTCAACGGTTTGTTTGGTCACTTGTCATTTTGCATTGTCCATTCTGCTATTAGCAAACGACTCCTTCAGCCCAAAGAAGTTTTTTGCGATGGTGGGATTGTCCAAGAAGTCTCCCCCTGAGATTGAGAAGATCTTCATGATCCTGGACCAGGACAAGAGTGGCTACATCGAACAGGACGAGCTACAGTTGAGTCTCAATATAACATACTTGAACCCATGATCAAAACAGCAGCTGATACTAAGCAGATATCACACCAagaattatttttatttagtttctCAACAAAAGTTGCCTAATACAAGTACTTCTGATCCGTTAGATGGATACAATCAAACACACAAAACCTATACTgtacagtgtactgtatgtaatacTACTTTAATGTTTTGTGTTtcatgtttgtgtctgtgtgtgtgtgtgtgtgtgtgtgtgtgtgtgtgtgtgtgtgtgtgtgtgtgtgtgtgtgtgtgtgtgtgtgtgtttgtgtattaggCTTTTCCTCCAGAACTTCTCCAAGGGGGCTCGTCCCCTGACAACGGCTGAGACAAGAGCCTTCCTCCTGGCTGGGGACAAGGACGGGAATGGAAAGATAGGCTGGGACGGTTGGGTTACTAGGCAACGAGGGTCGAGTCCAAAGTTAACAtttatgattattgtggcagttTAAGGATCACTGGATCAGAAACCTAGTTTGGAATGTGGTTGGAAAGTAATTCAATCTCTACATTCTGCATGTTGAAGGTTAATGAGCACATTTCatttttggtttgtttgtgtCTCTCTTTCAGAGTTCTCCAACCTTGTCATGTCTTCAtaaagagatgaagaggaggaagatatgTATTTTGACAATTTGAAGACAAGCTGTACATGGTCTGTGTGAATCTGCTCAGTGCCTTCATATACAGATACTGTATCTGGGTTTGACCATAAATAATATAGCACCTGTCTTCATATGACACGATGTGATGTATCCTAGCCATGTCATTGACAAGCTGGGCCTTTTCATGAGCATGTAGCCCAGGGTAAGGAGTCAAGTCAACAAACGTCTATATTCCTCTCATGTGTATCCATCTGCAGTAGATCATCCAAACCAAGTCATTTCCTCCTCATGATTATATGAAGGGCAGACGAGGGATGAAGTTTCTTGCTATAAACTGATAACTTTGGAACCTTTCAACTGTCAAGAAGATTATGTATATGTTTCtatcaacaacaacagcaacttttaaaatgtttaaatgaGACTGTGCTGGTATGGAGGTGATTTATGTTGTTTACAAGTATGACAAGCACAGTATCGTCTAGCATAAGAATGATGAATCTATGCAAATAATGATCAAGTATAAAATCGAGGCCTACATCACATGAATATAGCAATTTGCAACAGAGACATTAGTGTCCATAATGGTTAATACTATAATGTACACTAGCTTAAAACAGTTACATTTGTATATAAAACTAAATGATCTGATTTGACATATACTAAATGGTTCATATCTGGTTTATGATGTGAGACTTGTTCTATACATTCAGAAACTCACTGAGGTTGCAGATAAAGGGTCATATTACAAAAACAATATGCATTGCAGGCATTTTATCTCTAACATGCAGCTGAATGAGTAGATGAGCTTGCGCCCAAAAACGCACGCCTTGCGTTTCACCATGGACTGCATGCATATCCTTAGTTGAAAGGATAAAAATAGCACAATTTGACTACTAGACACATTTTTCCAAAACTAACCCTAAGCATATGGTGTGCGTTACACCTTGACGGGCGAGAGTATATAATGTGAGAGCTAAAGGAGAATTGCTTCATCCGGCCCTACACTGAGATACAACTGCCTCCTCGCCACTAATCCACTAATCTTCCAAAGGTGAGTTCCCTCAATCGGACTGATGTTCTAATTTACTGACCACCAATGGTtttcaacatcaacaacatgc of Salmo salar chromosome ssa01, Ssal_v3.1, whole genome shotgun sequence contains these proteins:
- the LOC106609854 gene encoding parvalbumin, thymic-like — its product is MTLTDFLVVSDIASAINACRANDSFSPKKFFAMVGLSKKSPPEIEKIFMILDQDKSGYIEQDELQLFLQNFSKGARPLTTAETRAFLLAGDKDGNGKIGWDGWVTRQRGSSPKVLQPCHVFIKR